One region of Sulfuriroseicoccus oceanibius genomic DNA includes:
- a CDS encoding ABC transporter permease subunit has product MIRKLAWLLIALSVVAIVAELFALQLPTLRWPFNVSREIPALGWQGEKFIPVFGYLFWLVGILAGAGLLFKFKPGYKLTPITERRLKRFKENRRGYVSFLILIVMMVIAALDHVIVGNEALAVKYNGKWQFPAFVLEQPMGKDFGLEGDAALTKPNYRKLKLAFEDADEGNVVIMPLVPYAPTGDTQSTQTSPLEKREDGKIYLPGKDEVFSGIAIRLYDPRNPDRMHTRMQIRDGLLDKETNGWSATGERVLSVSYSAGEMVEDTLHWTGEGSVDEFLTAGDALPIRQAFANPAPPLPENGHLLGTTSQGYDVLAYLYGGLQVNFKAALVYIPLIYTIGITVGLLMGFFGGTFDLIVQRLIEIFSNIPFLFVIVIVSGSVPDQWKGLAPVLGILVVFGWMGMTYLMRTAALKEKQRDYVAAARVIGCSTPTIIFRHILPNAVAILVTLVPFSISGLIMALTSLDYLGYGLPESYATWGRLLKDGLDNLSASWLATSAFLALVATLILVTFVGEAVRDAFDPKKFTTYR; this is encoded by the coding sequence ATGATTCGAAAACTTGCCTGGTTGTTGATCGCGCTCTCCGTCGTTGCGATCGTTGCCGAACTCTTCGCGCTTCAGTTGCCGACCTTGCGTTGGCCCTTCAACGTTTCCCGTGAAATCCCGGCATTGGGATGGCAGGGGGAGAAGTTTATCCCAGTTTTCGGCTACCTCTTCTGGTTGGTCGGAATCCTCGCGGGGGCGGGCTTGCTGTTTAAATTCAAGCCCGGTTACAAGCTGACGCCGATCACCGAGCGCCGCTTGAAGCGCTTCAAGGAGAACCGCCGTGGCTATGTCTCGTTCCTGATCCTCATCGTGATGATGGTGATTGCCGCGCTCGACCACGTGATCGTGGGCAACGAGGCGCTGGCCGTGAAGTACAACGGCAAGTGGCAGTTCCCTGCCTTTGTGCTAGAGCAACCAATGGGCAAGGACTTCGGACTCGAGGGCGATGCCGCGTTGACCAAGCCGAACTACCGCAAGCTCAAGCTGGCCTTCGAGGATGCCGACGAGGGCAATGTGGTGATCATGCCGCTGGTGCCGTACGCGCCGACCGGTGATACGCAGTCGACCCAGACCTCGCCGCTCGAGAAGCGTGAGGATGGCAAGATCTACCTGCCTGGCAAAGACGAGGTGTTCAGCGGGATCGCGATCCGGCTGTACGATCCGCGCAACCCGGACCGCATGCACACCCGGATGCAGATCCGTGATGGCTTGCTCGACAAAGAGACCAATGGCTGGTCCGCCACCGGTGAGCGTGTGTTGAGCGTGAGCTACTCCGCGGGCGAAATGGTTGAGGACACGCTGCACTGGACTGGTGAGGGATCGGTCGACGAGTTCCTGACCGCTGGCGATGCGTTGCCGATCCGCCAGGCATTTGCCAACCCGGCGCCACCGCTGCCGGAGAATGGTCACCTGCTCGGCACCACCTCGCAGGGCTACGACGTGCTGGCCTACCTTTATGGCGGCTTGCAGGTGAACTTCAAAGCGGCTCTGGTTTACATCCCGCTCATTTACACCATCGGAATCACCGTTGGATTGTTGATGGGCTTCTTCGGCGGCACGTTCGATCTGATCGTCCAACGACTGATCGAGATCTTCTCCAACATTCCATTCCTCTTCGTGATTGTGATTGTCAGTGGCAGTGTGCCGGACCAATGGAAAGGTCTGGCGCCGGTGCTTGGGATCCTGGTCGTTTTCGGATGGATGGGGATGACCTATCTGATGCGGACGGCCGCGCTGAAGGAGAAGCAGCGCGATTACGTGGCAGCAGCCCGTGTGATTGGTTGCTCCACGCCGACGATTATTTTCCGTCACATCCTGCCGAACGCGGTGGCGATTCTGGTGACGCTCGTGCCGTTCTCGATCTCCGGGTTGATCATGGCGCTGACCTCGCTCGACTACCTCGGCTACGGCTTGCCGGAGAGCTACGCCACCTGGGGGCGTTTGTTGAAGGACGGATTGGATAACTTGTCGGCCTCGTGGCTGGCGACATCCGCGTTCCTGGCACTGGTTGCCACCTTGATTTTGGTCACGTTCGTTGGTGAGGCGGTACGTGATGCGTTCGATCCGAAAAAGTTCACCACCTATCGTTAA
- a CDS encoding ABC transporter permease, translating to MKAYFLRRLLLVPFTLLGVTIVVFTVSRWVPGGPIETAMQQASQAQEGGGGSGGGKESGGSLDEDKLEAMEEEYGYDKPSFIAYLQWLGAWKKERQIAKGEFKKVTRLREDLVGDPKLETLVTLSGSGRQVLVRRSSPDAVDVESATYLDSGESILNDCWQVRIETPDDRILRFARRYRLGVKEEGERLVVDSDLYSAKEYAYRAVIFKGRFSGLLQGDLGRSSTYNDRVIDMILERIPIALYFGILTAIITYGVCLPLGVVKALKHRTMIDSVTSVLIFVGYSVPGFALGAVLLVHFGARADIFPLAGLVSPEFDTLSPGAKLKDLAMHTALPLLSYVVAGFAVTTMMMKNNLMDNLAADYVRTAVSKGVSFKSAVFKHAFRNSFIPIATGLGNLIALIVGGSMLIEQVFDIPGFGLLQYQAVKDVDINVMMGTLTIAAFLMLVGNILSDFIVSLVDPRIKFQ from the coding sequence ATGAAAGCCTATTTCCTCAGACGTCTGCTGCTTGTTCCCTTCACCCTGTTGGGGGTGACGATTGTGGTGTTCACGGTGAGTCGCTGGGTTCCGGGTGGTCCGATCGAGACAGCGATGCAGCAGGCGAGCCAGGCCCAGGAGGGCGGGGGCGGATCCGGTGGGGGTAAAGAGTCCGGCGGTTCCCTCGACGAGGACAAGTTGGAGGCGATGGAGGAAGAGTACGGCTATGACAAGCCGTCGTTCATCGCTTACCTGCAATGGCTTGGGGCGTGGAAGAAAGAACGGCAGATCGCCAAAGGTGAGTTCAAGAAGGTGACGCGTTTGCGCGAGGATTTGGTCGGTGACCCGAAGTTGGAAACCTTGGTGACCTTGTCCGGAAGCGGGCGTCAGGTGTTGGTTCGGCGCAGCTCGCCGGATGCGGTGGATGTGGAATCCGCGACCTACTTGGATTCGGGCGAGTCCATCCTCAATGATTGTTGGCAGGTGCGCATCGAGACGCCCGATGACCGGATCTTACGTTTTGCCCGGCGTTACCGCCTCGGAGTGAAAGAGGAGGGCGAGCGCCTGGTGGTCGACAGCGATCTCTATTCCGCCAAGGAGTACGCGTACCGTGCGGTGATCTTCAAAGGCCGCTTCAGCGGGTTGCTGCAAGGGGACCTTGGTCGCTCGTCCACCTACAACGACCGGGTGATCGACATGATTCTCGAGCGGATTCCGATCGCGCTCTACTTCGGAATCCTGACCGCGATCATCACCTACGGAGTGTGCTTGCCGCTGGGCGTGGTCAAAGCGCTCAAGCACCGCACGATGATCGACAGTGTGACCTCCGTGTTGATTTTCGTGGGCTATTCCGTGCCGGGCTTTGCGTTGGGTGCGGTGTTGCTCGTTCACTTTGGCGCGCGGGCGGACATCTTTCCATTGGCCGGACTGGTTTCCCCTGAGTTCGACACGCTGAGTCCGGGCGCGAAGCTCAAGGATCTGGCAATGCACACCGCGCTGCCGCTGCTTTCTTACGTGGTGGCTGGCTTTGCCGTGACCACCATGATGATGAAGAACAACCTCATGGATAACCTGGCCGCCGACTACGTTCGGACGGCGGTTTCCAAAGGCGTGAGTTTCAAATCAGCTGTGTTCAAGCACGCGTTCCGCAACTCGTTCATCCCGATTGCCACTGGTCTCGGCAACCTGATCGCGCTGATCGTTGGTGGATCGATGTTGATCGAGCAGGTGTTCGATATCCCGGGCTTCGGGTTGTTGCAGTACCAGGCGGTCAAAGATGTCGACATCAACGTGATGATGGGCACGCTGACCATCGCCGCCTTCCTCATGCTCGTCGGGAACATTCTCTCCGACTTCATCGTGTCCTTGGTCGATCCGCGGATCAAATTCCAGTAA
- a CDS encoding MotA/TolQ/ExbB proton channel family protein: MTTLATSAAFQSTLAATDSVAINWLEELQKGGMTGMVLIALAFAGVFFIIERLINLRRKVIIPAEAVIEKAAALNPGDVAGADDLYQSAPSTFTKVVSHMAEYHGSEHSVLMDSAADIAGRDIDRQNRRSYGIGVIATLAPLLGLLGTMVGMIEAFAKFAKLEDSAEAALVLGDSIGKALITTAIGLIIAIPALGVHHWLKVRMARYADELEEAIDRVSHRWFLKGQSK; the protein is encoded by the coding sequence ATGACAACCCTCGCAACCTCCGCAGCATTCCAATCCACCCTAGCAGCAACAGATTCCGTCGCCATCAACTGGCTCGAAGAGCTGCAAAAAGGAGGAATGACCGGAATGGTCCTGATCGCCCTGGCATTCGCCGGGGTATTTTTTATCATCGAGCGCCTGATCAACCTGCGCCGCAAAGTAATCATCCCGGCGGAAGCAGTCATTGAGAAGGCAGCCGCCCTCAACCCAGGCGACGTCGCCGGTGCTGACGACCTTTATCAGTCCGCTCCTAGCACGTTCACCAAAGTAGTCTCCCACATGGCGGAGTACCACGGCTCGGAACACTCGGTGCTGATGGACAGCGCGGCGGACATCGCCGGCCGGGACATCGACCGCCAAAACCGCCGCAGCTACGGCATCGGCGTCATCGCTACACTGGCTCCACTACTCGGACTGCTCGGCACCATGGTCGGCATGATCGAAGCCTTCGCCAAATTCGCCAAACTCGAGGACAGCGCGGAAGCCGCATTGGTACTCGGCGACTCGATCGGCAAAGCGCTCATCACCACAGCGATCGGCCTGATCATCGCGATCCCAGCACTGGGCGTCCACCATTGGCTCAAAGTCCGCATGGCCCGCTACGCCGACGAGCTGGAAGAAGCCATCGACCGCGTGTCGCACCGCTGGTTCCTCAAAGGCCAGAGCAAGTAA
- a CDS encoding ExbD/TolR family protein, which yields MRIHRRRKSKARGASENFDVSMSPLIDCVFLLLIFFLVTTMLKKTEKRIPVKLPEPELALAEKASTNEITIGMTRAGEFVQPDGERDAFGRKMYADIKDLPAHLRKLAADGGRKKPLVLEAQQGTEFQRVVKTLDICKIQGFDNVTLRVVSDNFQSTFTSDETPQR from the coding sequence GTGCGCATCCACCGCCGACGCAAAAGCAAAGCCCGCGGGGCATCGGAGAACTTCGACGTTTCGATGTCTCCGCTCATAGACTGCGTTTTCCTCCTACTGATCTTCTTCCTGGTCACCACCATGCTGAAGAAGACGGAGAAGCGCATCCCGGTGAAACTGCCCGAGCCGGAACTCGCCCTGGCCGAGAAAGCCAGCACCAACGAAATCACCATCGGCATGACCCGTGCCGGTGAGTTCGTCCAACCTGACGGCGAACGCGATGCCTTCGGCCGTAAAATGTACGCCGACATCAAAGACCTGCCCGCCCACCTGCGCAAACTCGCAGCAGATGGCGGACGCAAGAAACCGCTGGTCCTCGAAGCCCAACAGGGCACCGAGTTCCAACGCGTCGTCAAAACCCTCGACATCTGCAAAATCCAAGGATTCGACAATGTGACCCTGCGCGTTGTCTCCGATAACTTCCAATCCACGTTCACATCCGATGAGACTCCACAAAGATAG
- a CDS encoding ExbD/TolR family protein, whose amino-acid sequence MRLHKDRDDDGIEVSMSPLIDCVFLLLIFFLVTTMLKKKNKDIDIALPASTSALEMPIDDTLVVIGIDRQGNWFFEGASSNRMQLRKSLQQIAQSDPHQGIRLDCDRRCDIARVTEVIDLCNFHGLKNVGVRTYDESYNQ is encoded by the coding sequence ATGAGACTCCACAAAGATAGAGACGACGACGGAATCGAGGTCTCGATGTCTCCGCTCATCGACTGCGTGTTCCTTCTCCTGATCTTCTTCCTGGTCACCACCATGCTGAAGAAGAAGAACAAAGACATCGACATCGCCTTGCCGGCCTCGACATCGGCACTCGAGATGCCCATCGACGACACGTTGGTGGTCATCGGCATCGACCGCCAGGGCAACTGGTTCTTTGAAGGCGCATCCAGCAACCGCATGCAACTGCGCAAAAGCCTCCAACAAATCGCCCAATCCGACCCACATCAGGGCATCCGCCTCGACTGCGACCGCCGCTGCGACATCGCGCGCGTCACCGAGGTGATCGACCTTTGCAACTTCCACGGACTGAAAAACGTCGGCGTCCGCACCTACGATGAAAGCTACAATCAATAA